From Chrysemys picta bellii isolate R12L10 chromosome 1, ASM1138683v2, whole genome shotgun sequence:
TAGCACCAAGtattctctctcaggtgcttggctggctggttcttgcttgCATGTTCAGGGTCTAGCTGATGGTCATATGTGAGGtcgggtcaggaaggaatttcccccagatgagattggcagtgacctgggggcaggagggtttccTTCCTCTACTTTTTGTGGGTGCTGGTCGCTTGCCAGGATTGTCTGGGTATATCTCAATCATTTCCCTGACATCGTGGGGGCCTCGAGaactggtgcaccttggtccctcctattgtGTGTATGGAGGACACATAATAGGCTAATAATCTCCTTTGTTTGAAGTATTGCAACCCATTACGATGGTTGGGtgtagtgtgtgggtgctgggtgaagttgatggtctgtgatatacaagagatcagactagatgatctagtgctcccttctggccttaaactctatgattaAGCTTTTCATAGAGAAATTTGAAAACAGACaaatacttaaaacaaaaaaaaaacccaaagctccCTTACTTGTTCTACTAATTTCACATTCGATTCTTAAAACAATTTCCAGAATCTAATTCACTCTTCCACTATTTACATTTCACAATTGTCTCAGCCCTAGATAATGAAAACAGACTTAGCTATTTTCATGTTTTGGATATAATCAGTTTCTCGTTGGGGTTCTCAGACATTAGCATAATGCTGCAGTATTTCAGTTAAAACACTGGAGAGGGATGTTGAAGTAAATACAAGAGTTTCCAATAAAATTTGAGAGATCATAATTAAGATTTTTAAGTTTTGTTATACTTGACATACACGAGACCTAGATTTTGGGCCTtaaactaccgtatatactcgttcagaagccgaatatttttggtaaaaaagtgacgcatcaaagagcgtgggtcagcttataaacagaTCTACACCAaaattgatgattttaaactctatggaatcattgaattgaatacagggattggcaactgttggcacgcagcccgccagggtaagcaccctggcgggccgggccggtttctttacctgccgtgtccgcagattcggccgatcgcagctcccactggccacggttcgccgctctaggccaatggggatgtcgggaagcggcggccagcacatccctcggcccgtgctgcctcccgccacccccattggcctggagccagtgggagccgcgattggccgaacctgcggacatggccggtaaacaaaccggcccggcccaccagggtacttaccctggcgggccgcgtgccaaaggttgccgatccttgaTCTAATACATTgtggttttgtttacttggagcgtctgcaggcatggagcccctcagctccccgtggccgcggttcgccgttcccagccaatgggagctgcgtgaagtggcacgccacttcctgcagttcccattggctgggaacggcgaaccgcagccacggggagctgaggggctccatgtctgcagacgctccaagtaaacaaaacgtcccgacccgccagcggctCACCCTGACGGGcagggagccaaagttttccaacccctgaaatacagGGTCGttttatgaaagggtcatacagtttttgctatttttacctatccattttgggggattggcttataaacgaacgggctaatgaagaGTATATATGGTACTTAAAAGTGTCCCTTAAACATAACAGAACACTTGTTATTGTTACTTACTATACAATCTTAAATTACGATTAATCAGAAGTCAgattattttgaaaacaaaaacttAATCTCTTTAAATTACTATCTGCAATTACAAAAGTTACTCGTTGCCAGGATTAGAGCTTTAGAGGCAGTTCGTATTCTGGGCTTAAACTGCTCGAGATAAAGTAGTTTATCGTCAAGTTTCAGTGATGGACAAGATTACTATGTCATGAAGAGCAAGTAGCATACTTTGCTTTAAATTTAGGCTAGTTTCAGATCAAAATTATAAAGGAATATAAAGGAGGAAACTCTGAGctttatttttcaaacaaaccCATCCTAAAACTGAGTGAAGAGTTTTACACCACAGCACTAAATTTACTttacaaaagcaaaacacaagaaaTATATTTACCATTTCTATAATATTTTCAAGGCAGCTGTCTAGATTTTCAATATCAAACTGATGAGCTGGAGCGGTTGCCATTTCTCTTCTTAGCTCATTGTTTGCAAGGGCCATCTGCGGTAGAAAGCTCTGAACTCTGTCCAAAACTAAGGTAGAAATAGTGAGATTATACCATATATGCATATTTAGATTTTGCAGTACAACGACATGAATATCTTATTAACACAGGATTTAACTGTTTTAATTTTGAACTTTCAAGTTGTCTACAATATTTAACAATTCGTTTGGGGAATAAAGTTACTACTTTATTGACCAGATTGCTCAACTTTCCAGGGCACATACAGAGCAGAATATCATGGATCTTGTGCATCAGTCCAAATGGTTCACTAAGGGAGTCATGTCATGGCTTTTATTTTACCTTTTTGAAAAACTAAAATAGGGCGagtccaacagatgcttcatagCAAAATTCTATTGTTttaaacacacaccaaaaaatgAAATACTCAGGATGCTCCACGTCAATATTAGTTCCTGTGAAGTACTGTACCTTACCTTCTCCCCTCTTGGAGCAAAGGGGCAGGGTCCAAAAGaagattgcggggggggggggggggtgtcagtgatggcACAACTGTCAAAGCTGTGCTGCTGATAGGAGAAAGCAACCTCAGAAGCAGCTTTCTACCAAGTGTGTTatgttgccaagaaggcagcCAAGGTGGATAGGCAGTGTAGGTAACAGCATGGAGGAGCTGGCCTTTTGCAGGGATGTTGCCAAGCTCCATGGGATTTCCCACCAATGTTGCGACGTCTTTGCTATATGATGGGTCATGGCCATGTCCCCTCCATGGATGAGTCAACCCTTCCACTTGCAGATTAACCTTATACTTCCACTTTTTTCAAATAGCCTTTTCCCTCTCTTGTCGTAAGGCTGCACTATTCTGATTCAACTCCAGTAAAGTCCCTTACAAACTACTAGTTTATGCCACGCTGACTCTCCCCATAGAGTTCTGTCAAAGAAAGAACTCCATATTTCCTCCTTTATCATCTCAATTACAAGTTGAAGATAATTTTGAAAGGTTATTAAAAaggaatgattattttaaaaagatatactAGCGTCCAATACTTTATACTAGCAAATTGGTTTTGAATACAGAGATTAGAATGGTTATATGAAAAGTAGACGCCCTTTGCACACTAAGCAAATACAATCCAAGGCTGAGAAATCACTAATAATTTGTCTTCtgtgaaaagaataaaaatccTGAAGATGTGTCTGATTGTGGTATAAAGTGACAACAGTGCCAGTTAACTCTGTGTCTTTgattaggggacaaggcacatgGATCAAATGCAGAAAAATACCTTCTCTGAAGCCATTCAATGAGATCACTGAATAGACAAATGAGTAATCTGTCTTATTGATTTTGACAgtattcttttaaaaagtgaggTTAAGAAAGTAGTTTCAATATTAGAAGTCCATTTTTACACTACTTGGAAATATAACGCCAGAGGTTCAATCTTGCAAGCCCTCTACATACTGAAATACTCCCTCTGACACCAGTGGGGGTTTGTAGCATTAGGCCCTAAAACACCAAATGTTTACAAAAAATTATGCGGAATTAATGCTTTGTGCTCCCTCTGCAGGATGAGTCAGTTAACTACATTAGAAATATTCTGAGAACTGTGCCCATTTTATGTGGTGAGTAAAAAAGGCTTAGTTAGCTTCAAGCTCCAACATAAATAGAGGGGGAAAACATCCATATCGGCAACCGCAACAGAGAAATTTGCAGATTCACAAGTAGCAAAAATaggtttaaaactatttaaaactTATTCTGTTAATTGATTTTCAAATGCTAACTGCTTCAGTGGTCGACTAAATTAACGTTAGATGTAGTCATGGTTATGTGCTTTTCAAGCTCACAAAGCAACTCAAACAGTGATCAACACAGTCCTTAGGAAAAGATGCACTTACTGTTACTTCTTGGTATCCTAACTGTCTCTAAATTTGTGACCTTTTTGCTGGCATGTTTTGAGTTAATCAACAGTGTGTCATGAATACCTACAAAGAAAAATTACATCAGTTATTTCACTATTTACCAATGTGATACTAGCTCCCTTATTTAGATATTTCACAAGATTTGCACCAGAAAACAGAGACAATTTAAGAAAGTTTTCATTAGTTGGAGAATTTAACTAGTCAACTCTTAATACAGCAAACGGGATGACCAATTTCAAGGGAATTACTTATCACTAATTAAAATGAGacctttaaaagtttattttagaATGATTTCTTTATCCTATCAGAAGTTTGAAAACATTCAGTACCCTTCTAGTTTTGTCCTTTCAAGGTCTGACATCACAGTACATCCTTAGTATTTTTCGCTTATTTACTTAGCATTACATCAGCAATACCAGGTATAGTTAACTTGTTCTCCTTTGGAACATATGTAGGGATTAACAGATAAGCCTTtgcattaaaataatatatatgcATAGTGCCTTGGGCTGAGAATCTCATCAGATCCCACAAGCTAGGGAGGCTCAAACAGTGAGGCgtggcctggcccctgcctcctatccagcccccagaacccccacccccatccaaccccccagaaCTCTCGCATCCTATCCAAACACCCCTGTTCTCTGCCCCTGACCAACCCCACGGGACATTTgtcccctatccaatcccccctgtttATCACCCCCaggatccccacccccacccaaccctccctgctcattacctgtggggtgggggaaagtgggACTCAATGCTTTCCCTGTGCATTTCCCCTGCTCGTTTGGCTACTCTCCCTGGCAGTCGGGCAGGACTCACTCCCTATCTGGgcttgactgctggggacaggggccaagcatgctggggctggagggggggcccTGGCTTGCTatgcccctgtccctggcagcagggcccaggccccttgaCTGCCTCCCCggaactccccctgctccccatcccctgactgcttcGCCCTGGAGCACCAGGTCTGGTGGCGCTATAGCTATGCCGCCCGCAGGAGCTACAGACACACTGCCCAGGCGCTGGGGGAACTCTGActgcgagggagggggaggagcagaagggAAGGGGTCAGGGGCTACCCTCCACCCCGCTGCCACCGTGGGGGAGTTGGGCTGGCTCCTCTGCAAGCCTGCCCTGAcaccgctccctggcaggagctcaggggccagagggaagggtcctgcgggccggatgtggcccgcaggccgtaatATGCCCCcctctggtctagataatactttgtcctgccatgagtgcaggggactggactacatgacccctcgaggtcccttccagttctatgattctatgaaaactgtTTCCCCCCAGCTCTTCTTCCCAATATGAAAACCTGAAAACTCTTGATTCCAATCAACATTTCATTTAGGAAATACTGATGGTTTTAACACGTTCAAAACCGAACCATTTCAACACTGcccaaaattttgttttcagggttttttttatatttccGGCCAAAACTATTCACCGAATTCGGTCAACATTTGTGACTAGTTTgggtgcccccccccaaaaaaacaatacATTTGGCAGGAAATTTACTATTCGTCCCCCCTAGTCAGGACGGGTCAGTTCTGGGCTCAGCGGCTTCCCGGAGCCTCAGCGGACGCTGCTGAAAGGGCCAGCGCGAGCCTGTGCTTTGCCTTCTCCAGGCCACGTGCAGGCAGCCTGGGGAGCTCAGAGCgtttcatggggggggggtcgagcGGAAACCGAGACCTTCCGCCCCCCAACAAGCTGGGCCCCcgccaccctgcccctcccacccgagGCCGCCTACCGGTCAACCTGAATCCGGGCGGTGCCGCGTGGTCGCGGCTTGCGCAACAGCTGCCGCGCGAGGCGGGCCCCCAACTGCCGCGCAGGCAGCGCGCGCTGCTCTCGGGCCGCGTTACCCGCCCGCTCGTCGCCACCATCGCTGAAAAGTGGGGGCGACACCAGACCGCGCGCGCGAGCAAACCGCCTCCCGCCAGGCGCCACTTCCCAGCCCGCCCGCCCCGCTTCTTGCCCGCAGGCGGAGGCTCGCTCGCTCCCTCCCACACCAGCCCGGGGCGGCTCAGGACCGGCTACCTCCTCCGCTCCCCACGGACAGCAGCTCCCTGGAGGCAGCGGCGCCCGCGGCACTTTCCTTCAGCGCCATCGGGGTCTCGGGCCTACGCGCGCCGCTTTCTTCCATAtgcgcgggggcggggggtgtcggGGATCCGGATGCCGACGGGGCTCCGCTCTAGACACAGACTAGCTGCCTCGGGCTGCGCCACAGCGCCTCCTGGAGCCCGGAGGAGGCGGCGCAGCTCGGGGCGAGGCAGCCCCCAGCGCTCGCGAGTCTCTCGCTGCCAAGGCGCGGCCAAGCGTCCCTTGACGTCAGTGGGAGACTCAGCCCTGGGAGGGATTGTCCGGGTGTGGCTACACGGCAAGGGAGCAGccgggctacccctctgatcattgcagtgtagacattcaggctggggctggagccccagctcTAGGACCCGGCCACAGGGGGAAGGGCCAGAGCCTGAGAGGCCCCAGCATGTGCACCCCTGTTTTACAACCCGGCAGCCCGGGGCCTGCCAAGGCTATTTCATTGCACACCCTTAGGCTCAGCCCGTGCAGCCAGGCTTTTCATAGGGCGTGGTCTGGTGAGGAACGGATACATGTGCCTCATAGAGGCGCCACCCCGAGAAACTGCTATGGGCCATCACATAGCCTGGCCAAACAGGCTGCAGAGGTGGTAGTAGGCTACAGGCACAGATGCCTGATTATAAATCTATTGAAACCAGTTGGCAAAGTCCTAAAATGAGGGGCGGGACTAATCAATGAAATGTCCTGATTGGACAATGATAaaccaggaaagcttatgctcccaatacttctgttagtctcaaaggtgccacaggaccctctgttgctttttaatgataAACCTAACATTTCTGGGAGACGGTTAAGCCCTGACTGACCCCACTGTGGGGGGTTCTGCTGCCCATTAAATATATATGTTTTTTTAAGTTCCTGAAAACTCTTCTGAGACTGACACACAGAGAGTTTCTGAAATCTCCCTGCTAAGTAAGGGCAGGCTCCGAGATGGCGTTTAGGAAAACTGAGAGCGCGCAGAGATATGGGGGAGGGTAAAGCAACCTGTGCTATATTTACTAATATTATAATTTCAATCTGTCTGTATAATCTGATaattaggaccctaccaaattcacagtccattttggtcatttTTACAgtcaaac
This genomic window contains:
- the NOPCHAP1 gene encoding NOP protein chaperone 1 isoform X2 produces the protein MEESGARRPETPMALKESAAGAAASRELLSVGSGGGIHDTLLINSKHASKKVTNLETVRIPRSNILDRVQSFLPQMALANNELRREMATAPAHQFDIENLDSCLENIIEMNVAVVELSGSDTDEEEIISEDSSESEEDSCATDEVTIDTIKLPKQKGEKGKIEILDSKVNE
- the NOPCHAP1 gene encoding NOP protein chaperone 1 isoform X1 — encoded protein: MVATSGRVTRPESSARCLRGSWGPASRGSCCASRDHAAPPGFRLTGIHDTLLINSKHASKKVTNLETVRIPRSNILDRVQSFLPQMALANNELRREMATAPAHQFDIENLDSCLENIIEMNVAVVELSGSDTDEEEIISEDSSESEEDSCATDEVTIDTIKLPKQKGEKGKIEILDSKVNE